A genomic window from bacterium includes:
- a CDS encoding sugar ABC transporter permease, translating into MRSSLTNRSPLEKRQLRAALWFLAPALLLLLVFFFLPVVAGLLLGLTDFDIYAIGSPGNARFVGLENYARLLTNDVFWRSLGNTLFFVALGGPLSVAVSLGAAMLVDAKLTRLRPLFRTIYFAPVVTTLVSVAIIWRYLYHPRYGLLNHVLGLVGIGPIDWLGDPHWAMPAIVLLAVWKNFGYNMLIFVAGLQAVPAELYEAASIDGANGRQRFRHITLPGLAPTFLFVGVTTMIGYFQVFAEPYVMTQGGPLGSTRSVVLFMYEEGFRWWRIGTASATAVVLLLITLAGALLQFRLQKERT; encoded by the coding sequence ATGAGATCGTCGCTCACGAACAGGTCGCCCCTCGAGAAGCGCCAGCTGCGGGCCGCGCTGTGGTTCCTGGCGCCGGCGCTGCTGCTGCTGCTGGTCTTCTTCTTCCTGCCGGTGGTCGCCGGGCTGCTGCTCGGGCTGACCGACTTCGACATCTACGCCATCGGCTCGCCGGGCAACGCCCGCTTCGTCGGCCTGGAGAACTACGCGCGCCTGCTCACGAACGACGTCTTCTGGCGGTCGCTGGGCAACACCCTGTTCTTCGTCGCGCTGGGCGGCCCGCTGTCGGTGGCCGTGTCGCTGGGCGCGGCGATGCTGGTCGACGCCAAGCTGACGCGCCTGCGCCCGCTGTTCCGCACCATCTACTTCGCGCCGGTGGTGACCACGCTGGTCTCGGTGGCGATCATCTGGCGCTACCTCTACCACCCGCGCTACGGCCTGCTGAACCACGTCCTGGGCCTGGTCGGCATCGGCCCGATCGACTGGCTCGGCGACCCGCACTGGGCCATGCCCGCCATCGTGCTGCTCGCGGTGTGGAAGAACTTCGGCTACAACATGCTGATCTTCGTGGCCGGTCTGCAGGCCGTGCCCGCGGAGCTGTACGAGGCGGCGTCGATCGACGGCGCCAACGGCCGGCAGCGGTTCCGCCACATCACGCTGCCGGGCCTCGCGCCCACCTTCCTGTTCGTCGGCGTCACCACGATGATCGGCTACTTCCAGGTCTTCGCCGAGCCCTACGTGATGACCCAGGGCGGCCCTCTGGGCAGCACGCGCAGCGTGGTGCTGTTCATGTACGAGGAGGGCTTCCGCTGGTGGCGCATCGGGACGGCGTCCGCGACGGCCGTGGTGCTGCTGCTGATCACCCTGGCGGGCGCGCTGCTGCAGTTCCGCCTGCAGAAGGAGCGGACATGA